A single genomic interval of Cucumis sativus cultivar 9930 chromosome 5, Cucumber_9930_V3, whole genome shotgun sequence harbors:
- the LOC116403937 gene encoding extensin-like translates to MDPHHRPLSPSRAATPPPPSFSFPFSFPFSFPSLFSFPSAVPFRLSFRRSPAAPSFPFSPFAKQNRHRPTSIPLLLPVRSPAANRRLTSLPFSSSVRSPAATLPFHFPLLFSSQSSRTRPDLPPSRSAPQDRPLPFRRCPVQICTIFASCSVSVEAEPPCEAVTATSAAHNRRPPIPSPPLSALPRRKPGFSQPLSSLRRAFSLYDQINLIDNVPKDQLRFQRYTETGFTVNGVDYEGSLLCVGNLLMSWTPKKFSEITSDRFAFLVPNLQYSIYFLCSFW, encoded by the exons atggaTCCTCATCATCGTCCTCTCTCTCCCTCGCGCGCCGcgacccccccccccccttccttctcttttcccttctcctttcccttctcctttccttctcttttctcttttccttccgCCGTTCCCTTCCGTCTTTCTTTCCGCCGCAGCCCAGCCGCCCCAtccttccccttctctccGTTCGCCAAGCAAAACCGCCACCGACCGACCTCcattcctcttctccttcccgtTCGCAGCCCCGCCGCAAACCGTCGCCTCACttcccttccattttcttcttccgttCGCAGCCCTGCCGCAACCCTTCCCTTCCATTTTCCTCTTCTCTTCAGTTCGCAAAGCAGCCGTACACGTCCAGATCTGCCGCCGTCCAGATCTGCACCGCAAGACCGCCCGTTGCCCTTCCGCCGCTGCCCGGTCCAGATCTGCACCATTTTCGCGTCTTgttctgtctccgtcgaagccgAGCCACCGTGTGAAGCAGTAACCGCCACGTCTGCCGCTCACAACCGCCGTCCACCGATCCCTTCTCCTCCGTTGTCTGCACTGCCGCGCCGGAAGCCTGGTTTCAGCCAGCCTCTGTCGTCGTTGAGACGTGCCTTTTCACTTTACGATCAGATCAATCTCATCGACAATGTCCCTAAAGATCAGCTTCGTTTTCAACG GTATACTGAGACGGGGTTCACTGTGAATGGAGTGGATTATGAGGGCAGCTTGCTTTGTGTTGGGAATTTGTTGATGTCTTGGACTCCTAAGAAATTTTCGGAAATTACGTCTGATAGGTTTGCTTTTCTTGTTCCTAACTTACAATACTCAATTTACttcctttgttctttttggtga